Sequence from the Babylonia areolata isolate BAREFJ2019XMU chromosome 25, ASM4173473v1, whole genome shotgun sequence genome:
AACCCCGTAAAGTCCACGGAATGCTGTTGGTAGTGAAGCAAGGAAAAGGATCCGGTTTTCTCAAGGGGCTAAAGTGGTCACCACGTGCGGAGCCGACGTGCCTGGAATGTTGTCCACGTAGCTGATGCCAAAGGCGGAGATGAAgacgttgatgatggtgatgatgaggatgatgcaCACAGAGGCGTTGTTCAGCCGCTCGGCTCGCTTGTGGGCCGGCTCGTCTGACTCGTCCGGGTCCATCATGCCCAGGATCAGCAGCACCACGCCGGCAGACACCTGACACACAAAGGACAGAGCGTTCTTTTTCACACAGTGCCAGGAAGTTCTTCACAGAGTGCCAGAAAGTTATTTACAGAGTGCCAGAAAGTTAATCTTCACAAACTTCCAGAGGTTCACCTTGTGTGCTAGAGGTTCATCTTCACAGGGTTCATCTTTACACAGTGCCAGATGTTCATCTTGTGTGGTGCTGGTATGGTTTGCGGTTTATATGAGGTTAGTCTGATGTAGTGAGGTTTGGTTTGCGTAGTGTGGCGTGAACTATcattccttttttgactcacttgtgtaaacaaagtgagtctatgttataacatggtgttcggttgtttctgtgtgtgtgtgtgtgtgtgtgtgtgtgtgtgtgtgtgtgtgtagatggtaaacgttaatattgccattttctctggaaatactttgtctatcAATAACAGATTTAACACAGAAGGAAAACAACatcttcacagtcacaccaataataggttgtaagtctcccgaattaagccgtatttccggatcattaacgattTCGTTGAGGCcagttccggattccgaaaacaccattttTCAGCTTCCCAGTTTCCAGAAAGTGGGCTATGCTTagtaagaagacggcatgacctcgtttttcttgttcgcaattcaaagaaaaggaatacaaagtttggacagaacacatacagtgacacaaactaccgtgacatcatcgacgtgtttactgcatatgaatatcttAAAGTGGATACTGGATTAACCAGaaaaaacatgaaagagaaattgaatcgactgtgtcgtagtTTCCTGGCGAGTGTAACTAAACCTGTTGAATATcgatctagatccagagaaaacggctaaatgttgcagtgtgcttgacgtgatggcaacgtctcctttataaCAGCCTTTAAAGAATTTCCTAAATATCCGATACAtttcaaaataacatgatttaaacagcgttatcacttcgaataccgcaatcgatttatcacgctttaaacaaaaaaattgctTAAGTATCAATTTTTAAACGTCTTTTGTAGATCCCCCAACAGCGCTGTGACTTAGCACAATTTCTTTCCACACAAACATACCGACCTGCAAAGCAATAGACAGccccagcagcaccagcagtccaACGTAGAAGTTGCCCCTGGCGTTGACAGGGATGTCCACCAGAGCCTTCAGCTGGGAGGAGTTGGCCATCAACAGGGCAAAGTCCAGGGCGCCTTGGGCCACCGTCTTCCGCGTGGCGTAGGAGTTGGACCCCACCAAGGGCtggatgattattatcataataatgatgatgataagaagaataagaagaagaacaacaacaacgataataatgattataacaagatgaacaagaagaaccgagaaaaagcagcagtagcagtagaagaagaagagacgacgacgaacaacaacaacaacaaaaacaataataataatattttgaagaacaacaacaacaacaacaacgagaagaagaagaaaaagagcaacaacaacaacaataataataagaagaagaatgataataagaataataacgaggaggagaaaacaacaacaataaaaacaagaagaagaagaatgataataataatgagaagaagaagaacaacaacaacggtactactactactgctgcttctactaatgataatgataacaacaataacaacaacaacattgatgacttttttatattgttattcATACTAATAAAGGCCGTATTTttaggtcagagaccaaactcttggGAGCAGCAGTCacggcagtagcagtagtagtagcagcagcagcagcagtagtagtagtagtagctgtagtagtagcagtagtagtagtagaagtagcaattgttgttgttgttgctgctgttgttgttaatatgaTCATTAgcctatcattattgttgttgttgctgttgttgttaatactTATATattttcggacacacacacacacacacacacacacacacacacgcacgcacgcacgcacacacacacacacacacacacacacacacacacacacacacacacagggtccaaCAAACACGGAAGTCATAATGTCAAACATCTAGAAAGGTCTTGAAACCAATATAAATCTGTCACTACAACACCAGCAACGCAATCTGTATGCACCATATCCTGGTTCTTATACCAACAATTGACACGCAGTGCGTGCTGCAATACAAACCATGACGTGATGACGAAGCACACGAAATAACAACACCGTATTATTAGTATCCAAAGCCCGTGCTAGAACGTAGTAGGCTAGGCACTGTCCCATAATAAACACATCTGCGCATATATgcagttcctgtgtgtgtgtgtgtgtgtgtgtgtgtgtgtgtgtgtgtacacatgctcaAGTTGTTCGTGTGTGGTATACTTAACGCATGCACGTTTTCAATCATGTATGTAGGAAGGTATGTGTATCTTTTTGTTGTAAATGCCACGAGTCCTCGGTCTGCTATGTGGGAGCGTCAGTAGCTATATATATTGCATCATGATTGTGATGATtcgtagtattagtagtagcctAGCAGCatcagttgtagtagcagtagcagcagcagcagcagtactagcaGTAGCAGTTGCTAACAATACACAAGTATGATTAACTGTCAATACTCAGCTATTATCAATTGTCAGTACACAAACACCAAGTGATGTCTCCATTGTCGTTCTTTCTAGTGGtcgaggtggtggtggagttgcttatcttattctttttcttaaaaaaaaaatacaattacaatgataatgataatgataatgatgatgacgacgacgacgatgatgatgactgatgacgataatctttttgttgttgttctagtctGAATGGAAGCCGCGCGTTGTGTCGCTCACCTTGACCAGCGTGTGGTGCTCTGTGTCCGTGCTGACAGGGCCGTTGTCCTCCCCATCATGATCCCTCATACCACGTGACTCCTCGTCACCAGGCATGCCGGCCgggctgcacgtgcacacacggtCACGTGAGTGATGTCACACTGACTGGGTCACAAACTAAAAATAGCactgagaagaaaaaggagaagaaggcgaagaatgaatgaataaatgaatgaatgaatgaattatatggatacttatatatagcgcctatatcCTCGGACTGAGACCAAGCTCTTATCGTTTTACAAActctgggtcatttgcacaacaggctgccttcctgggcagagccgactgacggcaggttgtcattgggcactcatcattcgtttcttgtgtcattcaatcagtttcaGGAACTCAGTGACGCAcactatacatacacactcagacagacatgtgtcaTTTTACTGTATGACCGttatgtttatttaccccgttttcggggtgtgcatgctgggtatgttcttgtttccataacctaccgaacgctgattGGCAttcattacaggatctttagcgtgcgcatttgatcttctgcgtgcgtatacacacgaagggggttcaggcaaaagcaggtctgcgcataggtcgtcctgggagatgggaaaaatttccacgctttatccaccaggcgccgttaccgagattcgaaccaaggaccctcagattgaaagtccaacgctttaaccactcgggtattgcgcccgtcagacgaaGAAGACTCATTCAGCGCTTTTTGTCAAGAGCTAGTGTTTTACGCAACAGAACAACATAAAActcatcaaccacacacacacacacacacacacacacacacacaatatatatatatatatatatgtgtgtgtgtgtgtgtgtgtgtgtgtgtgtgtgtgtgtgtgtgtactgatgacgTAAGAAATCAAATAATCTACTCACTCAGTGCAAACAGGCATCACTGATGACGCCACACGTCCAACTCacatgcactggcacacacacgacacacacacagagctgtacacagacattcacagtcacacacacacacacacacacacaccgtggcagcacacacacacaccacttataaCATGGATAAAACGCACTTTCGCAAAGTTATCAGATGGGTCTTCGGAGATTTGCTGAAAGAGACTGCGGTATACATATAGTGGATTGCCTTGTATTGTGCGGAGATTTGGAGATTGCCGGGTGTACTGACGAAGAATGTCCGTCAGAGATGTTTTCATGGCCAGTGTCAGTGAGAAACGAGAAGCTAATTCAGCCACTGTCTGTAGAGTCTCTGCATGTTAACCCCCTCAGCAAACACTGAAGTTAATTTTAAACGCTCGTCTGTTTACGTTGAACACTCAGACAtaggcaggtacacacacagacttctCTCGCATAATCTGTCAGTGTtgtgtcactgagagagagagagagggtgggggggggggagagagagtgtgtgtgtgtatgtgtgtgtgtgtgtgcatgtgtgtgtgtgtgtgtgtgtgtgtgtgtgtgtgtgtgtgtgtacgtatgtgtgtctttgagagagaaagagagagacagcctcGGAGACACAGGGAACTGAAGAGCCTGAGatcggatgagagagagagagagagagaactgaattgaataaattgaattgaactgaactggataaattttattttctgagggtaatacagtacgcaaaataatgctttttttcatgcagccctcggaGGGGAAACAGTAAAATCAGAAAGGGGGAATCATtacagcatgcatattagagagagagagagagagagagagagagagagagagagagagaatggatgaaagagagagactgttaCACTTTTGCTATTACTGGTTGAAATATAACCAACTGAAACTATCCCATGCGTTTATCTGAAATACAATCTCTACCGGGTGGCTGTAAATAACTACCGTCGCATTCAAGTTAACTGACGCACCTATGCACCCTACTACCGAAgactgaaagaacacacacacacacacacacacacacacacacacacatttcaagggCAGAACAATGTACATACTGATGGTCAGAATAACTTGTGACTTTGGCATACACTGcgtattgaaaaaagaaaagaaaatatacgtgtatgattttttttttattcaattttttgtTCGCATTTGTGCACGTAATACGCAGTGTATGCCGAAGTCTCAAGTTGTTCTGACCATGAACACGTACATTGTTCTGCCCTtgaaacgcgtgtgtgtgtgtgtgtgtgtgtgtgtgtgtgtgttctttcagtcTTCGGCAGCAGGGTGCATATATCTTTAAGCATCATCAGGAATACATATTACCACCGTGAGAAATAATCTtcgaaattgaaaacaaaaacaaaagacactcACCTGCAGAACAAAAACAGCAGAGATAAACCAAATACACGCAACAGCGTAAAAACACCTTCGACGGGCTGTTATAGTGACCTGCGAGAATGCCTGATCAACACCAACGTCAACAAAAACACCGGCTGTTATGTAAAAACGTGAACTACTGAACTTGAACACTTATTTCTCACTCTTTGCAAGCCAGGCTTGGACACTTCCACCGCGGAACATCTTATATATAGTTGCAGTGATGTCATGTGACCCACATTCACTCTGAcgccaccactccccccaccacccacccaaaacacacacacacacacacacacaaaggcccaGTCTGAAGCTGGGTCAAACACATCCgggatctttttccttcatgacgcTGGGCAACAAGTTGTTGACACTCGGGTAAAcgtgcccagacacacacacacacacacacaccgactcggacacagactcacacacacacacacagagtcacacacacacacaaagacatacacacacacacacacacacacacacacacacacacacacacaatgacactcacTGCAATCAGACAAACAGGAAATGAAGTGAACCGTGACGACTTGGAAAATTAAAAGgtggtgtgtgtcgttgttggtggaaggggaggtggggggagctgATGGCGAGGGACTCCACCCCCATACTCCTCACCCCATCACAACGATCCCCCACTGATCTAACCATCTATAAGTTAAACATTACTGAAAAAGATAAACGCTTTGTTATATTGTGAAAATAAAAGATACGTAAACACTGACAAAATAAATGGCTGAAATAAAATAgggatgaaaaaaaggaaagaaaaaaaaagaaagctcagGTTCAGCGAGCTTGTGCAAACCCATACACGCGTGCATTCTCACACAAGTATGCaaacgcgcagagagagagagagacagacagacagacagaccgacagagagaacactgaacaacgCCGAAACGTTCAATTCAAACTTCTGGACTTATATTACTTACACTGATTACTATATatgggatggaggtggtggtgtgtcgagaggggagaggggaagaagtggggctggggctggaatgtgtgtgtgttgatgtgtcggGCGGCGGAGGGgacagtgggagggtggggggggattagggCGTTGGGAGACAGGAAATAGGGACGGTGTGTCTGTTTTCCAACCCCAAACTGCTGACACAACCTGATTGAAAAATAGTGGTGGACCAGCGCAGCTTTTGAAAGAAATAttgagaaaacaagaacaaaagaccacaacaataacaatgaaattaataacaacgacgacgacgatgatgatgatgatgacggcgacaacagcaacaacaacaacaaaaagagagagagaggaggggggatgaagtgagagagagcgagtgtgtgtgtgtgtgtgtgtgtgtgtgtgtgtgtgtttgcgtggtacTACAATAAGGAAAGAACTGTGTGTAGTCAGTAAACAACAATATTAAAATGTTCAAAGGGTGTACTGTTCTGATGAAGCCAAAAAGCCAGCAGCAATGACTTAATTGGAGCTGCACGTGTGCCTTATTGAGAACAGGTATAATTAACTGTACCTGTTGGCTGCTTGATTAGCAAACAGGGACAGTCAGACATTCAGCGTGTACACGCCTTCAAGCTGTTTGTATTTCGGCTTAATTACTTGCTGAGTTTTCAAGCGCTAGCTGAGTTCGGGAaaaacaatacaccacacacacacacacacagacacacacacacagacacacacacacatcgtgacacagacacacatccatccacacaaacacacccagaagcttctaccccctcccccctctaattAAAGAAGTTTCCAGTCCATTCATGTATACCCCCCCTTTCATttgacatgcaaacacacagcaacaagaacaagaacaggcagAAGAAATGTCGCGTAAACACAAAGCAACATGACAATTTGCTTTCAAGACGGCAAAATAAaacgtttattattatttttttaaaatcctgaTTAACATAAATCGACACACATAACAGATTATACAGACGTAAATAAACAAACCCACCCAGATTGTGATCTCGGTATATGTTTGGGAAGAAAAGTgaattgtttgttctgtgtttgtgtaaataTATCTCTCACTAATTTGCTTCATATGATTCACATATAACCACAAGCCATAAAAACGGTAAACAAGACAACTAGTTTATTTTCGAGGATGACAGAAAATCAATTAACCAACCCAGTACGTCTCTGCCCCATTGTGACTATACTACATGATGAtttattaagtggagtgatggcctagagataacgcgtccgcctaggaagcgagagaatctgagggcgctggttcgaatcacggctcagccgccgatattttctccccctccattagaccttgagtggtggtctggacgctagtcattcgaatgagacgataaaccgaggtcccgtgtgcagcatgcacttactgcacgtaaaagaacccacggcaacaaaagggttgttcctggcaaaattctgtagaaaaatccacttcgacaggaaaaacaaataaaactgcatgcaggaaaaaaaaaaaaaaaaaaagggtgacgctgtagtgtagcgacgcgttctccctggggagagcagcccgaatttcacacagagaaatctgttgtgataaaaaggaatacaaattatATCTCACTTTCTTCATAATATATTCCCAAATAACCAAGCCATGATTATAAGACGATTTCCAGAATTACAGACAAgcaaatatgttgttgtttttttccacccagtccCCGCCCGATATATTTCTCTATGTATAATGTAgtatagaccacacacacacac
This genomic interval carries:
- the LOC143300072 gene encoding ninjurin-1-like; this encodes MPGDEESRGMRDHDGEDNGPVSTDTEHHTLVKPLVGSNSYATRKTVAQGALDFALLMANSSQLKALVDIPVNARGNFYVGLLVLLGLSIALQVSAGVVLLILGMMDPDESDEPAHKRAERLNNASVCIILIITIINVFISAFGISYVDNIPGTSAPHVVTTLAP